The Maridesulfovibrio hydrothermalis AM13 = DSM 14728 DNA window TATCAGACCTCATGAAGAGCTGCGGCCCAAAAATCGTTCCGGCCAGCTTGCCGGAGATATTATTCATTACCCTTATGAAAATTTTTTCCAACATCTGGACAAGATTAATAAATACACGCAAGATGCGTCAGAAGACCTTTATTCACGGGGAAAAAGAAGCTCCCTCGGCTCAGCGCTGGGACATGGATTTGGTAAATTTTTCAAACAGTATATATTAAAAGCAGGATTTCTTGACGGACGTGCAGGTTTTATTGTTGCTGTGCACGCCTTCTTCTACACCTTTCAAAAGTATATCCGGCTAGTTGAACTGGAAATGAAGGATAGAAAATGATTAACGAAGACAAACCTCATATTATTGACCTGCCGAAGATTCAAGATAACCGGGGAAACCTTACTTTTATTGAAAACAGCCGCCATATTCCTTTTGATATCAAAAGAGTGTACTATCTATATGACGTTCCCGGCGGAGAATCGCGCGGCGGTCATGCGCATAAAAAACTCAGGCAGTATATTATTGCCGCTTCTGGAAGTTTTGACGTGGTGCTTGATGACGGGAAAAACAAAACAAGATTCTCATTAAACCGTTCATATTACGGACTTTATATACCTACAATGACATGGCGTGAACTTGAAAACTTTTCCTCCGGCTCTGTCTGTTTGGTGTTGGCCTCGGAATATTACGACCCGACAGATTATTACTACACCTATGATGATTTTATGAAGGCGGTTAACGAAAATGAATGAAATTAAATTTTTAGATGTCGGTTGGACCTATCAAACTCTTGCTGCCAAAATGGACGCTGCTGCCAAAAGGGTTCTTGAATCCGGATGGTACATTCTCGGTGATGAAGTAAATGCTTTTGAAAAAGAATTTGCGCTTTATACAGGGGCCAAGCATTGCATCGGAACCGGAAACGGTCTTGATTCGCTTGAACTGGTTCTGCGCGCAGCAGGTGTCGGTATTGGAGACGATGTGCTCGTACCGTCTAATACTTTTATTGCCACATGGCTGGCGGTCACCCGTACCGGAGCTAACATCGTTCCCGTTGAGCCGGTAGAGTCTACCTACACAATGGACCCCGAAAAACTTGAAGCGGCTTTGACTCCCGCAACCAAAGCGGTCATTCCCGTGCACCTTTACGGGCAGCCTGCGGATATGGACCCCATCATGGAATTTGCCGAGAAGCACTCTCTTTTCGTGCTGACCGATGCTGCTCAGGCTCACGGGGCAGTTTATAAAAGACGCATGTCAGGAACTCTCGGACATGCCGCGGCTTTCAGCTTTTATCCGGGTAAAAACCTTGGAGCCTTCGGAGATGGCGGCGCAGTGACTACAATGGATGATACCATTGCAGAGAATGTGCATAAAATCGCCAACTATGGTTCAACTGATAAATACAAGCATGATTCCCTTGGGTTCAACAGCCGTCTCGACGAAATGCAGGCTGCATTTTTGCGGGTGAAACTGGACCAGCTTGATAACTGGAACTGGCGCAGAAGAAATATTGCCGAAGTTTACCTCAAAGGACTGGTGGATACACCACTTGTTCTGCCTGTTGTGCCTGAACATATCCAGTCTGTCTGGCATTTGTTTGTAGTGCGCTGTCATAATAGAGACGGCCTGATCAAGCATCTCGAAAAGAACAAAATTCAGGCTTCGATTCACTATCCTACCCCGCCGCATAAGCAGGGCGCGTATAGAAATATGGCAGACCTGTCATTGCCTATCAGTGAAGCAATACACCGCGAGGTGCTTTCGCTGCCGATCGGTCCCCATATGACCGAGGAACAGGCCGAGCGCGTAGTTGAGTGCGTGAAGTCGTACTTCTAGGGGTTTGATATTTAAATTGTCCCCTTTCTGTACCCGTTATTAAAGAAAAAATGGCGAAGCTGAATTAATCAATCCAGCTTCGCCATTTTATTTTAAGTACATAATTATTAAGAACCGACTCTCAACCTGATCAGTCCGGTCAGGGTGGACTTCAATCTATACGCCAAGCTTGTCGGCGATAGTTTTAGCAGCCTTGCGGCCTGCGCCCATGGCGGAGATAACAGTGGATGATCCACCCGCTATGTCACCGCCGGCGTAGACGTTGGGAATTGACGTTTCACCGGTTTCGGCATCGGTTACGATGTAGCCCCTGCTGCTGAGATCAAGGCCGGGTGTGGCTTCGAGCAGAATGGGGTTGGCTCCGGTTCCGACTGCGAGGATGACCATATCTACCTCTAATTCTCTGGTCTTACCTTCAATGGGAACGGGACGGCGGCGGCCGGAATCATCAGGCTCTCCGAGTTCCATTACTTGCAGGGTCATGGATTTTACATGTGAATTTTCATCGCCGTTAATCGCGATAGGGGAGGTCAGCAGCTCAAGTTGAACCCCTTCCTCAATGGCGTGATGCAGCTCTTCAAGGCGGGCAGGCATCTCTTCCTGAGTACGGCGGTAAGTGATGTATACGTTCTCAGCACCAAGGCGCAGGGCTGTGCGGGCAGCGTCCATTGCTACGTTGCCGCCGCCGATTACAGCCACGTTACGGGCTTTAGGCGCGGGAGTGTCGTAGTTGGGGAAATCGTAGGCACGGCCAAGGTTGATGCGGGTAAGATACTCGTTGGAAGAGTAGACACCGACAAGGTTTTCGCCGGGAATATTGAGGAACCAGGGCAGTCCTGCTCCGACACCGATGAAGACAGCATCGTAACCTTCTTCCATCAGGTCTGGAATGGTCACGGTTTTGCCGCCGACATAGTTGGGCATGAAGGTAACGCCTTTAGACCAGAGTGCGCCGACTTCGCGGGCAACAACGGACTTGGGCAGCCTGAATTCAGGAATACCGTAAACAAGAACTCCGCCTATTTCGTGGAGTGCTTCAAAAACAGTCACGGGCACACCGCGTGCTGCCAGATAACCGGCAACGGTAAGGCTGGAAGGGCCGGAGCCGATACAGGCAACCTTGAATTGTTCATTGAGCAGACTGCATGCTGTGTGACCGGTAATCATTTCACATGCGGAATCACTGTCAAATGTGTCAGCGACAAATCTTTCAAGGCGGCCGATGGCGACCGGTTCGTATTTTTTGCCGAGAATACAAGCCCCTTCGCACTGATTTTCCTGTGGACAGACTCGTCCACAGACAGCTGGCAGGGCGTTTGTTTCTTTAATTACACGGTATGCGGAAGGAATGTCGCCGTCAGCAAGGTGTTTGATGAACCCCTTGATATCGATCTCAACAGGACAGCCTTTCTGACAGAGAGGTTTTTTACACTGAAGGCAGCGGGCCGCTTCAAGCATAGCCTCTTCTTTGGAATAGCCCAGTGCAACTTCAAGGAAGTTTTTGCTTCTGACGTCAGCCGGTTGTTCCGGCATAGGGGTACGGGTGGGGTCGAATTTCTGTTTATTAACCATGATCCCTCCTGAACAGATCCATCGAAGCGGCTTCCTGATCTTTATACTGGGCGAGGCGCATCCTCAGTTCATTGAAATCGACTTTGTGTCCGTCAAATTCAGGACCGTCAACACAGGCAAACTTGGTTTCACCGCCGATGTTGCAGCGACATGCTCCGCACATTCCCACGCCATCAACCATGATTGAGTTCAGGCTGACTGTGGTCGGTACTCCGAAAGGTTTAGTTACCTTGGAAACCGCTTCCATCATGGGGACAGGGCCGATGGCGATAACTTCAGATACGCTTTTGTCTTTTTCAAGTCGTTCGCGCAACACCTCGGTTACAAATCCTTTGTGCCCGATGCTTCCGTCATCGGTTGCGATAAGGAGTTCAGGGCAGAAGCTGCCCAGTTCGTCACAGAAAAGAAGCAGGTCTTTGCTGCGCGCTCCGACAATGGCGACAACATGATTGCCGGCCCGGTGATGTCCTTTGGCAATATGGTGCATGGCGGCGATTCCGGTTCCGCCGCCGATACAGATGACAGTACCGGATTTTTCGATATGTGTCGGTTTACCCAGCGGACCGCATACATCTAAAATGATGTCGCCTTCCTTTAATGTTTCAAGCAGGGCGGAGCTTTTACCAACTACTAGATATACAATGGTGATGGTTCCTGCTTCCGGGTCGGTATCAGCGATGGTGAGGGGAATGCGTTCCCCTTTTTCGTGGATGCGCAGAATGACGAAGTTGCCGGGTCTGGCCTTTTCAGCGATTTGTGGACAGTCAATGACCAGCATGCTCGTCTGGCCGGGGATAAGTGCCTCTTTAGTAAGAATTTTGTTGCTCATAATCTCCTACACTGCTTAAGTTTGAGGGGATGTTAATTCTTTGGCCCCCGGAAAGCAAGACTTAGTCTCGAATTACACTTGCCAAACCTGCTCAAACGTATTATATTTTATACTTATGAGTAGATCTTTATTTTCTTGATGCTTCCACGGATGGAAGCCGAAAATTCCACGTATCGTTCATGGATGATTGCGAATTATTCGCGGATACGGCGGATTGCCTTCATGGCGATCAGCCTTTTTTTGTGGTCGTGGATCGGTTTTTCTGATGGAGTGAGTCGTGAAAATAGCAGAACATGGCATCAACAGGTATGCTGATAATGCAAAACTATGGTCCTGGCAGACCGAGGCAGAAGTCGAAAAAGTAACTGCACGTGTTAAGACACGCAGTTTCGGCTTCACTATTGGTAAGCTGGGTGTAAACTTCACTGCAAAGGACCTCGAATTTGAACCAGGTGAGGCTGAAAAAGCTTCACAGGATTTCCGTTCAAAAACTTATCCCCGAACTCAGAGAGAAGAGCGTCACGTCCAAAATATTTATCAACAATTGGCGCTGACTCAAGCAACTCTTTCCGAGGACTCCGCCACATTCAATCCCGGGAGTTCCGGCTATATGCGGACAAGGGCTGTAAACGCTTATTCGCAGCAGTCCGGCGCTCTTAATTATACGCTTCCGGGGAGCGCGCTGGGCAAAGTCTGATTCCAAAGAACATCCAGAAATTGTCTGCCAGAGCAGTCGCTTTGTTTTTGCACGAATATGAACTTTTAATCTTTCTTCAAATAGAAGAAATTATTGACAGTCATTTTCTGGAAACAGTGCAGTTAGGTGCATTTTTGTAGAAGTCTTGCTTATTGCAGTAATATAATTTGATGGGTCAATCAATCTTTTTTGTAATAAATTTGATACAAATTTTACCTTATTGAAATATGTGTCAGGTTTTGTTTATCATTCATCTTTTATTCCTTCCTTTTTTAGCTGTCTGGTTTGTCTTGTCTGGGATGCGATTACGTATTAGACAGTAGCGAACAAATGCCGTAATAAGGAATCCCTTTACCCTTATTTTAGGGTGGAATAATTTTTAAGAATACAACATTAAGCCGACGGCTGGAACATGTCGCCGACATTTATAATATGGCAAAAATAGAAAATATACGAAATTTCAGCATCATAGCTCATATCGATCATGGTAAGTCCACGCTTGCAGACCGGATTCTCGAAATTACCGGGATGGTTTCTGATCGTGAAAAAAAAGATCAGTATCTGGACAAGATGGAACTTGAGCAGGAACGAGGCATCACCATTAAAGCCCAGACTGTGCGTATTCCGTACAAAGCGGCTGATGGCAAAGAGTACATCCTCAACCTTATCGACACTCCCGGTCACGTGGATTTCAGTTATGAAGTTTCCCGTAGTCTGGCTGCGTCGGAAGGTGCACTTCTGGTGGTAGACTCCACTCAGGGGGTTGAGGCCCAGACTCTGGCTAACGTTTTTCTTGCCTTGGATCATGATCTTGAGATCGTGCCTGTGCTTAATAAGGTTGATCTGCCAAGCACAGACTGTGAAAGGGTGGCGCAGGAAATTGAGGAAGTCATCGGGCTTGATTGTTCCGATCCATTAATGATCAGTGCCAAGACCGGACTGAATGTGGAAGCTGTTATTGAGTCCATTGTGACCGATCTGCCGCCACCAGAAGGTGACCCTGACGCTCCCTTGAAAGCTCTTATTTTTGACTCATGGTATGACTCATATCAGGGGGTTGTGGTTCTTTTCAGAATTCTGGACGGAACTATTAAGAAGGGCGACAAGATTCAGATCTTCTCATCCAAGCGAGAGTTTGATGTGACAACCTTAGGTGTTTACACTCCTGAACCGCAGAAGACTGCAATGCTTGCAGCCGGTGAGGTTGGATTTCTCTGTGCCAGCATGAAGGAACTTAATGATGCGCCTGTGGGCGATACCATTACCCTTGCTGTTGATCCCGTGAAAGATCCGTTTCCCGGTTTCAAGGAAGTAAAACCTATGGTTTTTTGCGGTCTGTATCCAGTGGAACCCGCTGAATATGAACCGCTCAAAGGTGCGCTTGAAAAGTTGCAGCTTAATGATACCGCTTTTTCATATGAGCCGGAAACATCTACAGCCCTAGGGTTTGGTTTTCGTTGCGGTTTCTTAGGATTGCTGCACATGGAAATTATTCAGGAACGTCTGGAGCGCGAATTTCAGGCCAAACTGATAGCAACGGCTCCTTCAGTTGTTTATCAGGCCAAGCTTAATAATGGCGAAGTGCTTGAGATTGATAATCCAAGCAAGATGCCGGAAGCAGGTGACCTTGAGGCTCTGGCTGAGCCTTATTGCCGTCTGGAAATTCATGTCCCCAATGATTACGTGGGCGCGGTTTTGAAGCTCTGTGAAGAGAAGCGCGGAATCCAGCAGGATATGCGCTATCTGACATCTTCGAGGGTTATCATTACTTATGAAGTGCCTTTTGCGGAAATCATGTATGACTTTTTTGACAAGTTGAAATCTCAAACCAAGGGTTATGCTTCGCTGGATTATGAAGTTATTGATTACCGTGAATCTAATCTGGTAAAGCTTGACATCCTGATTAACACTGACCCTGTGGATGCTTTTTCTGCAATTGTTCATAAAGAATCAGCTTATCCTTTCGGCAGATCACTTGCCCTCAAGCTGAAAAGGGCAATTCCGCGCCAGATGTTTGAAATTGTCATTCAGGCTGCTATCGGCCGCAAGATTATTGCCAAAGAAAGAGTCGCGCCGTTCAGAAA harbors:
- a CDS encoding sugar 3,4-ketoisomerase; the protein is MINEDKPHIIDLPKIQDNRGNLTFIENSRHIPFDIKRVYYLYDVPGGESRGGHAHKKLRQYIIAASGSFDVVLDDGKNKTRFSLNRSYYGLYIPTMTWRELENFSSGSVCLVLASEYYDPTDYYYTYDDFMKAVNENE
- a CDS encoding DegT/DnrJ/EryC1/StrS family aminotransferase, whose translation is MNEIKFLDVGWTYQTLAAKMDAAAKRVLESGWYILGDEVNAFEKEFALYTGAKHCIGTGNGLDSLELVLRAAGVGIGDDVLVPSNTFIATWLAVTRTGANIVPVEPVESTYTMDPEKLEAALTPATKAVIPVHLYGQPADMDPIMEFAEKHSLFVLTDAAQAHGAVYKRRMSGTLGHAAAFSFYPGKNLGAFGDGGAVTTMDDTIAENVHKIANYGSTDKYKHDSLGFNSRLDEMQAAFLRVKLDQLDNWNWRRRNIAEVYLKGLVDTPLVLPVVPEHIQSVWHLFVVRCHNRDGLIKHLEKNKIQASIHYPTPPHKQGAYRNMADLSLPISEAIHREVLSLPIGPHMTEEQAERVVECVKSYF
- the gltA gene encoding NADPH-dependent glutamate synthase; protein product: MVNKQKFDPTRTPMPEQPADVRSKNFLEVALGYSKEEAMLEAARCLQCKKPLCQKGCPVEIDIKGFIKHLADGDIPSAYRVIKETNALPAVCGRVCPQENQCEGACILGKKYEPVAIGRLERFVADTFDSDSACEMITGHTACSLLNEQFKVACIGSGPSSLTVAGYLAARGVPVTVFEALHEIGGVLVYGIPEFRLPKSVVAREVGALWSKGVTFMPNYVGGKTVTIPDLMEEGYDAVFIGVGAGLPWFLNIPGENLVGVYSSNEYLTRINLGRAYDFPNYDTPAPKARNVAVIGGGNVAMDAARTALRLGAENVYITYRRTQEEMPARLEELHHAIEEGVQLELLTSPIAINGDENSHVKSMTLQVMELGEPDDSGRRRPVPIEGKTRELEVDMVILAVGTGANPILLEATPGLDLSSRGYIVTDAETGETSIPNVYAGGDIAGGSSTVISAMGAGRKAAKTIADKLGV
- a CDS encoding sulfide/dihydroorotate dehydrogenase-like FAD/NAD-binding protein, with the protein product MSNKILTKEALIPGQTSMLVIDCPQIAEKARPGNFVILRIHEKGERIPLTIADTDPEAGTITIVYLVVGKSSALLETLKEGDIILDVCGPLGKPTHIEKSGTVICIGGGTGIAAMHHIAKGHHRAGNHVVAIVGARSKDLLLFCDELGSFCPELLIATDDGSIGHKGFVTEVLRERLEKDKSVSEVIAIGPVPMMEAVSKVTKPFGVPTTVSLNSIMVDGVGMCGACRCNIGGETKFACVDGPEFDGHKVDFNELRMRLAQYKDQEAASMDLFRRDHG
- the lepA gene encoding translation elongation factor 4, with protein sequence MAKIENIRNFSIIAHIDHGKSTLADRILEITGMVSDREKKDQYLDKMELEQERGITIKAQTVRIPYKAADGKEYILNLIDTPGHVDFSYEVSRSLAASEGALLVVDSTQGVEAQTLANVFLALDHDLEIVPVLNKVDLPSTDCERVAQEIEEVIGLDCSDPLMISAKTGLNVEAVIESIVTDLPPPEGDPDAPLKALIFDSWYDSYQGVVVLFRILDGTIKKGDKIQIFSSKREFDVTTLGVYTPEPQKTAMLAAGEVGFLCASMKELNDAPVGDTITLAVDPVKDPFPGFKEVKPMVFCGLYPVEPAEYEPLKGALEKLQLNDTAFSYEPETSTALGFGFRCGFLGLLHMEIIQERLEREFQAKLIATAPSVVYQAKLNNGEVLEIDNPSKMPEAGDLEALAEPYCRLEIHVPNDYVGAVLKLCEEKRGIQQDMRYLTSSRVIITYEVPFAEIMYDFFDKLKSQTKGYASLDYEVIDYRESNLVKLDILINTDPVDAFSAIVHKESAYPFGRSLALKLKRAIPRQMFEIVIQAAIGRKIIAKERVAPFRKNVTAKCYGGDISRKRKLLEKQKEGKKRMKKMGNVEIPQEAFMAVLKAGDD